In Solea senegalensis isolate Sse05_10M linkage group LG18, IFAPA_SoseM_1, whole genome shotgun sequence, a single window of DNA contains:
- the ormdl3 gene encoding ORM1-like protein 3: protein MNVGTAHSEVNPNTRVMNSRGMWLSYILGIGLLHIILLSIPFATVPVVWTLTNLIHNLCMYLLLHTVKGTPFETPDQGKARLLTHWEQMDYGVQFTASRKFLTITPIVLYILTSFYTKYDRVHFVVNTVSLLTVLIPKLPQLHGVRIFGINKY, encoded by the exons ATGAACGTGGGCACGGCGCACAGCGAGGTGAACCCCAACACCAGAGTGATGAACAGCAGAGGCATGTGGCTGTCCTACATCCTGGGCATCGGCCTCCTGCACATCATCCTGCTCAGTATCCCCTTCGCCACCGTCCCTGTGGTGTGGACCCTCACCAATCTCATCCATAATCTG TGCATGTATCTCCTCCTGCACACGGTCAAAGGGACGCCCTTTGAGACCCCGGATCAGGGCAAGGCTCGCCTCCTTACGCACTGGGAGCAGATGGACTACGGCGTACAGTTCACCGCGTCACGCAAGTTCCTCACCATCACACCTATTGTCCT GTACATCCTCACCAGCTTCTACACCAAATATGATCGGGTCCATTTTGTGGTCAACACTGTCTCCTTGCTCACTGTTCTCATCCCCAAGCTGCCCCAGCTTCATGGCGTGAGGATCTTTGGGATTAACAAGTACTGA